In the Pygocentrus nattereri isolate fPygNat1 chromosome 19, fPygNat1.pri, whole genome shotgun sequence genome, one interval contains:
- the LOC108424097 gene encoding cyclin-dependent kinase-like 1 isoform X1, which translates to MEKYEKLAKIGEGSYGVVFKCRNRDTGQVVAIKKFVESEDDPVIKKIALREIRMLKQLKHVNLVNLLEVFRRKRRLHLVFEFCEQTVLNELDKHPRGVPEAQLKSIIWQTLQAVNFCHKNNCIHRDVKPENILLTKTGVIKLCDFGFARILTGPGDDYTDYVATRWYRAPELLVGDTQYGPPVDVWALGCVFAELLHGNPLWPGRSDVDQLYLIRRTLGDLIPRHQQVFRSNVFFSGVSIPEPDTMEPLEKRFHGASPQAISVMKSCLVMDPAGRLSCEELLELPYFQEEGGAGWGRDGDRPGRRHEKGTRRRMPAMQYLPQLPSSNISPAPEQKNKHKPKYDHHLPNI; encoded by the exons ATGGAGAAGTACGAGAAGCTGGCTAAGATCGGAGAAGGCTCCTACGGCGTGGTGTTCAAATGCCGCAACAGAGACACAGGCCAAGTAGTGGCCATCAAGAAGTTTGTGGAGTCTGAAGACGACCCGGTCATCAAGAAGATAGCACTGAGGGAGATCAGGATGCTGAAG CAGTTGAAGCACGTGAACCTGGTGAACCTTCTGGAGGTCTTCAGGCGAAAGAGAAGACTGCACCTCGTCTTCGAGTTCTGCGAGCAAACAGTCCTAAATGAACTGGACAAGCACCCCAGAGG GGTTCCTGAGGCTCAGCTGAAGAGTATCATCTGGCAAACTCTTCAAGCCGTCAACTTCTGCCACAAAAACAAT TGTATCCATCGGGATGTGAAGCCAGAAAACATCCTCCTGACCAAGACGGGCGTCATTAAGCTGTGCGACTTTGGCTTTGCACGCATCCTCA cTGGTCCAGGTGATGACTACACAGACTATGTGGCCACACGGTGGTACCGTGCTCCAGAGCTACTGGTGGGGGACACACAGTATGGCCCCCCGGTGGATGTATGGGCCCTGGGCTGCGTGTTCGCTGAGCTCCTGCATGGAAACCCTCTCTGGCCAGGGAGGTCTGATGTGGATCAGCTCTACCTCATTCGCAGGACGCTAG GTGACCTGATCCCTCGTCACCAACAGGTTTTCCGCTCCAATGTCTTCTTCAGTGGAGTTAGCATCCCTGAACCAGACACCATG GAACCGCTGGAGAAGAGGTTCCATGGTGCATCTCCTCAAGCCATTAGTGTGATGAAG tcGTGTCTGGTGATGGACCCTGCTGGAAGGCTGTCGTGTGAGGAGTTATTAGAGCTGCCGTATTTTCAGGAAGAGGGAGGAGCCGGGTGGGGCAGAGATGGGGATCGACCCGGGAGGCGTCATGAGAAAGGAACCAGACGCAGAATGCCTGCG ATGCAGTATTTGCCTCAGCTCCCCAGCAGCAACATCTCCCCAGCACCTGAGCAGAAGAACAAACACAAGCCCAAATATGACCACCATCTGCCCAACATCTGA
- the LOC108424097 gene encoding cyclin-dependent kinase-like 1 isoform X2 — protein MEKYEKLAKIGEGSYGVVFKCRNRDTGQVVAIKKFVESEDDPVIKKIALREIRMLKLKHVNLVNLLEVFRRKRRLHLVFEFCEQTVLNELDKHPRGVPEAQLKSIIWQTLQAVNFCHKNNCIHRDVKPENILLTKTGVIKLCDFGFARILTGPGDDYTDYVATRWYRAPELLVGDTQYGPPVDVWALGCVFAELLHGNPLWPGRSDVDQLYLIRRTLGDLIPRHQQVFRSNVFFSGVSIPEPDTMEPLEKRFHGASPQAISVMKSCLVMDPAGRLSCEELLELPYFQEEGGAGWGRDGDRPGRRHEKGTRRRMPAMQYLPQLPSSNISPAPEQKNKHKPKYDHHLPNI, from the exons ATGGAGAAGTACGAGAAGCTGGCTAAGATCGGAGAAGGCTCCTACGGCGTGGTGTTCAAATGCCGCAACAGAGACACAGGCCAAGTAGTGGCCATCAAGAAGTTTGTGGAGTCTGAAGACGACCCGGTCATCAAGAAGATAGCACTGAGGGAGATCAGGATGCTGAAG TTGAAGCACGTGAACCTGGTGAACCTTCTGGAGGTCTTCAGGCGAAAGAGAAGACTGCACCTCGTCTTCGAGTTCTGCGAGCAAACAGTCCTAAATGAACTGGACAAGCACCCCAGAGG GGTTCCTGAGGCTCAGCTGAAGAGTATCATCTGGCAAACTCTTCAAGCCGTCAACTTCTGCCACAAAAACAAT TGTATCCATCGGGATGTGAAGCCAGAAAACATCCTCCTGACCAAGACGGGCGTCATTAAGCTGTGCGACTTTGGCTTTGCACGCATCCTCA cTGGTCCAGGTGATGACTACACAGACTATGTGGCCACACGGTGGTACCGTGCTCCAGAGCTACTGGTGGGGGACACACAGTATGGCCCCCCGGTGGATGTATGGGCCCTGGGCTGCGTGTTCGCTGAGCTCCTGCATGGAAACCCTCTCTGGCCAGGGAGGTCTGATGTGGATCAGCTCTACCTCATTCGCAGGACGCTAG GTGACCTGATCCCTCGTCACCAACAGGTTTTCCGCTCCAATGTCTTCTTCAGTGGAGTTAGCATCCCTGAACCAGACACCATG GAACCGCTGGAGAAGAGGTTCCATGGTGCATCTCCTCAAGCCATTAGTGTGATGAAG tcGTGTCTGGTGATGGACCCTGCTGGAAGGCTGTCGTGTGAGGAGTTATTAGAGCTGCCGTATTTTCAGGAAGAGGGAGGAGCCGGGTGGGGCAGAGATGGGGATCGACCCGGGAGGCGTCATGAGAAAGGAACCAGACGCAGAATGCCTGCG ATGCAGTATTTGCCTCAGCTCCCCAGCAGCAACATCTCCCCAGCACCTGAGCAGAAGAACAAACACAAGCCCAAATATGACCACCATCTGCCCAACATCTGA